atttttctttttaaaatgatgtctcaattctaaatgcaaaacttttggccagagctataTATTCATTGTACAACATTTGCTaatccaaacaaacacacaattattatttatttcttagcagacgcccttatccagggcgacttacaattattacaagatatcacattatttttacatacaattacattattgttttcacattatttttacatacaattacccatttatacagttgggtttttactggagcaatctaggtaaagtaccttgctcacgggtacagcagcagtgtcccgcactggggattgaacccatgatcctccggtcaagagtccagagccctaaccactactccacactgctgcacaatgAAATGTCTCtgtgatctttttattttttaagggttGTTACGTATTTCAGATTCCAAATTATAGCAGACaaggttttaattttattttattatggtacaaATTGCAATCAGCGAGTACGGAACCAGCCTTCTGCACTGTAAATATGGGATGAACGTGAAATAAGGGGTGGAGGAGTGAGAGGGTGAATAATCCGAAACCACCTTCAGAGATCTTCTGCAGACGAGACAGCATCTGAGCCAGTTTCTGCTGCCTCTCCGCTAGCTCCCCCCGGCCCGTGAAATCAACACGGAACAGAGCCATGATCGAGTCCACTATCTACAGAGAGCAGGGGACGGGGTTagggtgggggagagagagggagagagcaagagagagggggagagagaaagaaaactaCATTTTCACAAACTGTAAACAAAGCTGCGATCGGGACCACTATCTACAGAGAAGAGgccaagggagagagagagagagagagagagagagagagagaaaactacATTTCACAAACTGTAAACAAAGCTGCGATCGAGACCACTATCTACAGAGAAGAGgccaagggagagagagagagagagagagagagagagagagagagagagagagagagagagagagagagagaaaactacATTTCACAAACTGTAAACAAAGCTGCGATCGAGACCACTATCTACAGAGAAAAGGCCATGGTTAGggtgggggagagagggagggagagagagagacagagagagagagagagtgcagtaGCCCTACAGCtattgtgtgtggtggtgtgtctATGGTGAACTGCATTTGCAAGGTAATGTGTTAATTATTGATCACCCTGGTTAATGCAGTATATCTACAGATAATGTGTGTGGAGGTGTGTCTATACTGAACTGCAGTAACAAGGTGGTTGGTTAATGCAGTAtatctacagtgtgtgtgtgtgtgaaggtgtgtCTATGATAACATATTAATAACAGCTCTGCCCTAcagcgggtgtgtgtgtgtttgggggaggAGGGGTCTGTCTCTCCTCACCAGCAGTTTGAAGACCCCGGCCTCTTCATGGAATTTCGCTGCTACGAAATCCAGCAGCTCCATCTGGTGCTCACCTGGGGAGAAGCAGGGGGGCACAGCGCTGTCAGAACGACTGAAGGTGCATGCTTTTAATTAAGAGGACTGCACACTGCTTCATACAGAACAGGTGCAGGGGGGGCACAGCGCTGTCAGAACGACTGAAACTGAGCTACACAGTGACAGGGCTGCCCCCAGGTTAGTTTAATATTCAAACAGCGTCACACCTCCGTATCACCAGCGTTTCTGTCTTTAATACAGACCAGAGAGGCAATTAAACAGAATACACCCAAGAGACTTTCTcatgcactctttgtatgacagaccagACCAGGGTGCGTGAGAATGAAATACGCTCTCAACTTGATTATAAGTAGACACCGAACTCtaaagctgtggccaaaagtttagcctCCCCTATAGCatgaactaattttgctacataaagtcgaatgaaagttgctgaataatgttacgttaaaatattgaattccatactgcttttttaaagaaaaactgacagaaatgtaaaattgtagtttctttgattacacaatgttaaataaaagatcgtatatagttttctttttttttttaatgtctcaatcctaaaattctaggtgatgcataacttatggccatagctgtgcatGGATTACTCagatgtctgtgttgtgtgtgtgtgtgtgtgggacggTGGGGGGGTCCTGATCTCCTGGGTTGAAGCAGAGCTCTAACCATGAGCTCTTCAGCTCTTACTGGTGCAAGGGTTAGGGGAGAGCTCTCTTACTGGTGTAAGGGTTAGGGGAGAGCTCTCTTACTGGTGCAAGGGTTAGGGAGAGCTCTCTTACTGGTGCAAGGGTTAGGGGAGAGCTGTCTTACTGGTGTAAGGGTTAGGGGAGAGCTCTCTTACTGGTGCAAGGGTTAGGGAGAGCTCTCTTACTGGTGTAAGGGTAAGGGGAGAGCTCTCTTACTGGTGTGAGGGTTAGGGGAGAGCTCTCTTACTGGTGTAGGCGCGCGCGTACAGCACGTTGTCCAGCACGGCGTCCTGGTCCACATTGAATCGGTCAGCGATGTCCTTCAGTCGATCAGGGCGGCTGTGTGGTGGCGGGGATAAGGAGAGCAGCTCTTTTTAAATACAGTCACACCGCTGGCCTCTCTCGGTAAGAGATGGGGTCCTGAACTCAAGTGATTTCCAGAGGCCTAGTTTAATTGGACTGCAAGaaccccatagtaaaagcacagcaaaatgtaataaagcacagtgaaatctaaaacacaaggaagcattgtaaagcacagagaggtctggtaaagcatagggaagcattgtaaagcacagagaggtctggtaaagcatagggaagcattgtaaagcacagagaggtctggtaaagcatagggaagcattgtaaagcacagagaggtctggtaaagcatagggaagcattgtaaagcacagagaggtctggtaaagcatagggaagcattgtaaagcacagagaggtatggtaaagcatagggaagcattgtaaactcCTATAAGGGAATGGCGGGTGGGGTCGAGCTGGGAAGGATACAAGGTGTTCTCCGTGTCGATGAAGATGATTTTCCCTCCGGAGTATCCCGCTGCTCCAGGGAGCTGAGCCGTCACTAGAGAACAACAGCAACGGGAGTGAGCTGAGTGTTCATATAGCAGAGTTTATAAAGGACTGGATCAGAAAGAGGCAAAGGAACCCAATGCATGAATGAGGTCTGGAATCAATAACACCCATTCTACTGCACAGTAGAGTGTTTAACTCGGCTTTCTTTAATAGGAGACTCTTGTTGCCAACCAGAGTGTCCGAATGTATATACAAATCTGTGCAATAAACCCGCCTGCTTCAAAACTGTTTGAGTGTTTATTTTACACGGGTCTGGAGAGCAGACGGCACCGGGTTCGAAATGCGATTTCAAAACGACTCACCGCACAGCGTGTGGGAGAGCTGCGTCTTTCCCGTCCGGAATTCTGAGGAAACAAAAGGAAACAGGGATGAAAACAGCGGGATTGAGGCCGGCTagaggaatgtgtgtgtgttagtgtgtgtgtgtgtgctggttgtgtgaatgtgtgtgtgtgtgctggtggtGTGTTAGACACTGAGCTTGCAGAGGAGTGAATGGGGCAGCTGTCGCAACCCATATTCAAGTTTACCACGGTAGTTTTGCATTGCATTTTTGTAggttttccccatggttatatcatgcatttaccatagtttaccctggtttgtcatgtttattaatatgctttaccacacctctctgtgctttgcagtgcttccccatgctttattgtagctctcagtgctttacaatgcttccctatgctttaccagacctctctgtgctttacaatgcttccctatgctttaccagacctctctgtgctttacaatgcttccctatgctttaccagacctctctgtgctttacaatgcttccctatgctttaccagacctctctgtgctttacaatgcttccctatgctttaccagacttctctttgctttacaatgcttgtctatgctttacaatgcttgtctatgctttagctttcactgtgctttattacactttgttatgcttttactgtggtaaacttttataagggtgataAGAGTCTCAAAAGCTACATTTACTGCTCACTATACAAACACGTAGACACACGCACTCAAACtcacaaaataacaaacacacacgcgcagagacagacagacacaagcaGAGACACATAGAcaatcacacacaaacacacacacacaatcaacaaCAGCTTGGACTGACGACAGttacatgtacagctatggctaaaagttttgcctCATCCTATAGagtgaactaattttgctttataaagttgaaagaaacctgttgaataatgttacgttaacatactgaattacacagcgctttgtagttttcaatgtaCTTGATTTGTGATCCAtttgcgatattattttgtagtttctttgattagataATGTTAaatgttcatagtttttttttttttttttttaattctgtctcaatcctatGCTTGGGTATAGTTGTACAGGTGGGCAGTTACATTCAATAagtgacactcacacacacacacacacacacacagacacacacaaacgcacacagacacacacacacacacacacacactgtaactcaCCTCCAAATGCCTCAGTGATGGCCATGCTCTCAACTCCCCCTCCTAACAGTTTGCTGCAGAGACAAACAGGGAAGAACTCAAAGTACACTCACTGCTGGCTATCAATTCTACATGTATCAATGGAAAAGAATGGACTGCACTACACCTgcagcacactgcagcacagcgatCTTTAAATTACCCCTATTCTGTTGTACTTTTAGATATTTTAGATTTTCTTGCATTCTTTGGgggtactattaaaaaaaatgattaagcGCTAGGAGAAATATTCTAAACTTGAACGAACGCTGTTTTGAAATGGTGGCGAAAATGACCATGTTGGTATTTGTTCACACAAACAAAGGTtagcatcactctatagaattaaccaattttgcttcataaagtcgaatgttaaaactttacaatgcattagtaagaactcatctagaatattgtcttccgttctggtcaccttgttacaaaaaggatattgctgctctagaaagtgcaaagaagagcgaccagaataatcccgggtttaaaaagcatgtcgtatgcagacaggctaaaagaattgaatctattcagtcttgaacaaagaagactacgcggtgatctaagtcaagcattcaaaattctaaaaggtattgacaatgtcgacccaggagactttttcgacctgaaaaaagaaacaaggaccaggggtcacaaatggagattagataaaggggcattcagaacagaagataggaggcacttttttacacagagaattatgagggtctggaaccaactccccagtaatgttgttgaagctgacaccctaggatccttcaagaagctgcttgatgagattctgggatcaataagctactaacaaccaaacgagcaagatgggctgaatggcctcctcatgtttgcaaactttcttatgttcttatgttcttttgaaacctgctgaataatgatacgttaacatattgaactgcataccgctttgtagttttccagatacttaacgaaaaactgacaaaatactactgtactactattatggcatccGGTAGACTTtatttgcaatgtcattttgtagtttctttgattacacaatgttaaataaaagatctaaattatgttcatagttttatttttatttttattatgtctcaatcctaaaattctaggtgatgcaaaactcttggccaTAGCTACACACTGTTGTGTTTTCCGCGCTGTCATCTTACTCAAACTCCTGGCTTCCTGTGGAGATGTGAAACACTGTCTTCCTCTTCTCACTGTACTCGAAGGCTGTCAGAAACCCCGgctcctgaaacacacacacacagagactctgagacacagacccacacagagacacacacacacacactcaaaaacacaggaacacactgagacacacagagacacagacccacagacaaacacacacacacacatacacactcactcagaaacacagagacacacacacagaaacacaaagagaacacagacagtcacagacaggaacacacagagacacactcagaaacacaaagacacacagaaacacactcagaaacagagacacacagacaggaacacatagagaacacagaa
This genomic window from Acipenser ruthenus chromosome 53, fAciRut3.2 maternal haplotype, whole genome shotgun sequence contains:
- the LOC117433021 gene encoding meiotic recombination protein DMC1/LIM15 homolog, yielding MKSAEDQVVEDEVAFQDDEESFFQDIDLLQKHGINVADIKKLKTVGICTVKGIQMTTRRALCNIKGLSEAKVDKIKEAANKLVEPGFLTAFEYSEKRKTVFHISTGSQEFDKLLGGGVESMAITEAFGEFRTGKTQLSHTLCVTAQLPGAAGYSGGKIIFIDTENTFRPDRLKDIADRFNVDQDAVLDNVLYARAYTSEHQMELLDFVAAKFHEEAGVFKLLIVDSIMALFRVDFTGRGELAERQQKLAQMLSRLQKISEEYNVAVFVTNQMTADPGAGMSFQADPKKPIGGHILAHASTTRISLRKGRGEMRIAKIYDSPDMPENEATFAITAGGVADAKD